A single window of Rhizobium indicum DNA harbors:
- a CDS encoding class I SAM-dependent methyltransferase, with protein MSSITADNAEQYGDSRKLAARARLHSQYTIAETAWFPWIAAQLPLKPGDRVLDVGCGPAWFWAATAGLLPADLHLTLADLSPGMVDEAMARCSALPFGSVRGCQADAVALPFEDDTFDAVIAMHMLYHLPDPAAGIADMSRVLKPGGVLAVTTNGADNMREIYELTAVFGSAPSDPAAEAFGYDAAERSMRSQFGNVSMSQHPAGLRITEPEDVFLALTSYPPGDRAGETQLIRFRQAIAEAFSQRSGVLEVRKETALFLSRKTA; from the coding sequence ATGTCCTCCATAACAGCAGACAATGCCGAGCAGTATGGCGACAGCCGGAAGCTTGCCGCACGGGCTCGACTGCATAGCCAATACACCATCGCCGAGACAGCCTGGTTTCCGTGGATTGCGGCGCAATTGCCCCTGAAACCGGGCGATCGCGTCCTCGACGTCGGCTGCGGGCCAGCCTGGTTCTGGGCGGCAACGGCAGGTTTGCTGCCGGCGGACCTCCACCTGACGCTCGCCGACCTTTCACCCGGCATGGTCGACGAGGCGATGGCGCGTTGCAGCGCACTGCCATTCGGCTCCGTTCGGGGCTGTCAAGCTGATGCCGTCGCGCTCCCCTTCGAAGATGACACCTTCGATGCCGTGATCGCGATGCACATGCTCTATCACCTACCCGACCCGGCCGCCGGCATCGCGGACATGTCGAGAGTGTTGAAGCCGGGCGGCGTTCTCGCGGTTACAACCAACGGCGCCGACAATATGCGGGAGATCTATGAACTAACGGCCGTATTCGGCAGCGCCCCATCCGATCCGGCTGCCGAAGCCTTCGGATATGACGCCGCCGAACGATCGATGCGGTCGCAGTTTGGAAACGTCAGCATGTCGCAGCATCCGGCAGGCCTGCGTATCACCGAGCCCGAGGATGTATTCCTGGCGCTCACCTCCTATCCGCCCGGCGATCGCGCCGGCGAAACTCAACTCATCCGGTTCCGTCAAGCCATTGCCGAAGCGTTCAGCCAACGCAGCGGCGTGCTTGAGGTCCGCAAAGAGACTGCGCTGTTCCTGAGCAGAAAGACGGCCTGA
- a CDS encoding siderophore-interacting protein — protein MDNNQFKDQASSTPGIERIRHDTRRRLLTVESVVDITPSMRRVILAGDDLADFISLGADDHIKIFTPTADGGEERRDYTPRRYDNAERKLTIDFALHEAGPVTQWAINSRPGDRLEIGGPRGSAVVSATVKRWLLIGDETALPAIGRRIEESGAGTVITTIAAVTGPLEEQTFETSAELHLHWAHRPLSQATDAAALLKLLSTVDIQPETFIWVAAEASVTRDIRAYLLERGCPLGWIKASGYWVFGKADTTEKFG, from the coding sequence ATGGATAACAATCAATTCAAAGATCAAGCTTCATCGACCCCTGGCATTGAGCGGATTCGCCACGACACGCGGCGGCGCTTACTGACAGTCGAAAGCGTCGTCGATATCACTCCGAGCATGCGCCGGGTCATATTGGCAGGTGATGATCTCGCCGATTTCATCAGTCTCGGTGCTGACGATCACATCAAGATCTTCACTCCCACTGCCGATGGTGGAGAAGAGCGTCGTGACTACACGCCGCGCCGCTATGACAATGCCGAGCGGAAATTGACCATCGACTTCGCCCTGCACGAGGCGGGCCCGGTGACGCAATGGGCGATCAATTCGCGCCCCGGCGACAGGCTCGAGATCGGTGGACCAAGAGGCTCCGCCGTCGTTTCCGCGACGGTCAAACGGTGGCTGCTGATCGGCGACGAAACCGCGCTGCCGGCGATCGGCCGCCGGATCGAGGAGAGCGGCGCCGGAACCGTCATCACCACAATCGCAGCCGTCACCGGCCCATTGGAAGAGCAGACGTTCGAGACATCAGCCGAACTGCACCTCCACTGGGCGCACCGGCCTCTTTCGCAGGCAACCGATGCCGCAGCGCTGCTGAAACTCTTAAGCACGGTCGATATCCAGCCGGAAACCTTCATCTGGGTCGCGGCGGAAGCCTCGGTGACACGCGATATCCGCGCCTACCTGCTGGAACGAGGTTGCCCGCTCGGCTGGATCAAGGCATCCGGCTACTGGGTATTCGGCAAGGCCGATACGACGGAGAAGTTCGGCTAG
- a CDS encoding O-methyltransferase produces the protein MDSRIQDVLDIYHAMIETEHNSPRELPPGGRDGGQDQRLRAVGPATGQFINVLAKSLKSPTILELGTSFGYSGIWLAEAARASGGRLITMEMHGYKSAYARDMAVKAGLAEYVEFKVGDAVQMIGELSQGIDLVLVDLWKDLYLPCLEAFYPKLNPGAIIVADNMLRPGGDDLKRYGEAVRAKPGISSVLLPVGSGLEVSRFD, from the coding sequence ATGGACAGCAGAATCCAGGACGTGCTCGACATTTATCACGCGATGATTGAGACGGAGCATAACAGCCCGCGCGAGCTGCCCCCCGGCGGCCGCGACGGAGGACAGGATCAGCGGCTGCGCGCGGTCGGACCTGCGACCGGACAGTTCATCAATGTCCTCGCCAAGAGCCTCAAGAGCCCGACCATTCTCGAACTTGGCACCTCCTTCGGTTATTCCGGGATATGGCTGGCGGAAGCAGCACGCGCTTCCGGCGGGCGGCTGATCACCATGGAAATGCACGGTTACAAATCGGCCTACGCACGCGACATGGCCGTCAAGGCGGGGCTCGCGGAGTATGTGGAATTCAAGGTTGGGGATGCGGTCCAGATGATCGGCGAGCTTTCCCAGGGCATCGATTTGGTGCTGGTGGATCTCTGGAAGGATCTCTACCTTCCCTGCCTCGAAGCCTTCTACCCTAAGCTCAATCCGGGCGCGATCATTGTCGCCGACAACATGCTGCGCCCAGGAGGCGATGATCTCAAACGCTACGGCGAGGCTGTCCGTGCCAAGCCCGGGATATCAAGCGTGCTGCTGCCGGTTGGCAGCGGGCTTGAGGTCAGTCGGTTCGATTGA
- a CDS encoding NUDIX hydrolase codes for MPDIAMGVLSQNGTVLLAKRSSKRRVHPDRWSLPGGHIEDGEDAETAMRRELMEEIGVTPQRWQFAGKFISEDPPEASVTFHVYRIDQWHGYPRLVDDEHTELRWFSVATIECDVELAPPQLGKMLANLASRETGKPA; via the coding sequence ATGCCCGACATCGCGATGGGCGTCTTGAGCCAGAACGGAACCGTTCTTCTGGCCAAGCGCAGTTCCAAGCGCAGGGTACACCCGGACCGCTGGAGCCTCCCGGGCGGCCATATCGAAGACGGCGAAGACGCCGAGACGGCAATGCGCCGGGAATTGATGGAAGAAATAGGCGTGACGCCGCAGCGCTGGCAGTTTGCGGGAAAGTTCATATCGGAAGACCCGCCTGAGGCATCCGTCACCTTTCATGTCTATCGCATCGATCAGTGGCACGGCTATCCGCGGCTGGTCGATGACGAACACACCGAGCTTAGATGGTTTAGTGTCGCCACGATAGAATGCGATGTCGAGCTGGCGCCACCTCAACTCGGCAAAATGCTCGCAAACCTGGCCAGCCGGGAAACGGGGAAGCCCGCTTAG
- a CDS encoding MarR family winged helix-turn-helix transcriptional regulator, whose translation MPVSKTARQPGTSAPASPSVGKDGRKLSNFLCFAVYSANLAFGRAYKPILDELGLTYTQYIAMVALSEEDDQTVGVLGEKMFLESNTLTPILKKLESNGYITRHRDPADERQVRLSLTPAGRQLVETDPGNALLGATGLGDDFPVVQKSVTTLRDNLLRSTQGEPGKS comes from the coding sequence ATGCCCGTATCTAAAACCGCAAGACAGCCTGGCACGTCCGCGCCCGCCTCCCCGTCGGTGGGCAAGGACGGCCGGAAACTTTCCAACTTTCTGTGCTTCGCGGTCTATTCTGCAAATCTCGCCTTCGGCCGCGCCTACAAGCCGATCCTGGATGAACTTGGCCTGACCTATACCCAATACATCGCCATGGTGGCCCTCTCCGAAGAGGACGACCAGACCGTTGGAGTGTTGGGGGAAAAGATGTTCCTCGAATCCAACACGCTGACGCCCATCCTCAAGAAGCTGGAGTCGAATGGCTATATCACCCGTCACCGCGATCCCGCCGACGAACGGCAGGTGCGGCTCAGCCTGACGCCGGCAGGGCGCCAACTCGTTGAAACCGATCCCGGCAACGCGCTGCTTGGGGCCACCGGCCTTGGCGACGACTTTCCCGTCGTGCAGAAATCGGTGACGACGCTGCGCGACAACCTCCTGCGGTCAACGCAGGGCGAACCGGGGAAATCGTGA
- a CDS encoding Ohr family peroxiredoxin: MTEKLLFTGKTHISGGRDGSARSSDGTIDIKLPQPHPAAENLFGIAWSACYIGAIELAAAQRKITLPDGPEVDAEITLNADNGSFFLRARLNVSLSGIDRDIAQELIEAAHGICPYSKATHGNIDVETKLV; this comes from the coding sequence ATGACCGAGAAGCTTCTCTTTACCGGCAAAACCCACATCTCCGGCGGCCGCGACGGCTCCGCACGCAGCAGCGACGGTACGATCGACATCAAGCTGCCGCAGCCGCATCCGGCCGCTGAAAACCTGTTCGGCATCGCCTGGTCGGCCTGCTACATCGGCGCCATCGAACTTGCCGCTGCCCAGAGAAAGATCACGCTGCCTGATGGTCCCGAGGTCGACGCGGAGATTACTCTCAACGCCGACAACGGCTCCTTCTTCCTGAGGGCGCGCCTCAATGTCAGCCTGTCCGGCATCGATCGCGACATCGCGCAGGAGCTGATCGAGGCAGCCCATGGCATCTGCCCTTATTCCAAGGCGACACACGGCAATATCGACGTCGAGACCAAGCTTGTCTGA
- a CDS encoding GntR family transcriptional regulator, protein MASGFETEDDGDDRGLLSDRIRNALTDEIATGTLAAGAALDEQQLADRFGASRTPVREALRQLAAGGLVELRARRGGVVARMTPERIMEMFETVAEIEAVCVRLATYRMTPLERSHLIELHDLSEPIVEAGNFDAYDSFNRQFHEAIYHATHNSFLAEQAIAVRNRLNAFRRTQLRQGERLRRSRDEHEAIMQAIAEGDGEMASRRMRAHMLNAATSLSRFIETNKPGGV, encoded by the coding sequence ATGGCGAGTGGTTTCGAAACCGAGGATGACGGCGATGATCGCGGGTTGCTCTCCGACCGCATCCGCAACGCCCTGACGGACGAGATCGCCACCGGCACGCTGGCGGCGGGCGCAGCGTTGGACGAACAGCAGCTTGCCGATCGTTTCGGCGCCTCCCGGACGCCGGTTCGCGAAGCGCTGCGTCAGCTGGCTGCGGGCGGCCTCGTCGAGCTTCGCGCCCGGCGCGGCGGCGTCGTCGCCCGTATGACGCCGGAGCGCATCATGGAAATGTTCGAAACGGTGGCCGAAATCGAGGCCGTATGCGTCAGGCTCGCCACCTACCGCATGACACCGCTGGAGCGCAGCCATCTGATCGAACTGCACGACCTCTCAGAGCCGATTGTCGAAGCCGGAAATTTCGACGCCTATGACAGCTTCAACCGCCAATTCCATGAAGCCATCTATCACGCCACCCACAATAGCTTCCTTGCCGAACAGGCAATCGCCGTGCGCAACCGCCTGAACGCCTTCCGGCGCACACAGCTGCGCCAGGGCGAACGGCTGCGCCGATCCCGGGACGAGCACGAGGCAATCATGCAGGCGATCGCCGAAGGCGACGGTGAGATGGCATCGCGGCGCATGCGCGCCCACATGCTGAACGCCGCCACCTCGCTCAGCCGTTTCATCGAAACCAACAAGCCGGGGGGAGTTTGA
- a CDS encoding epoxide hydrolase family protein: MPPTSLSTPTRRELLAAAAAAGAIGMLAGTRSAEANGDGLSPFSVNFPEDQLDDLRRRVAATRWPDKETVADDTQGVQLATIQKLAKHWATDYDWRKMEARLNALPQFITEIDGLDIHFIHVRSKHKNALPLIVTHGWPGSIIEQLKIIEPLTDPTAHGGSEEDAFDVVIPSLPGYGFSGKPTGSGNWNPPRIAHAWATLMQRLGYTKFVAQGGDWGNAVTELMAVQEPAGLLGIHTNMAATVPADIAKALAAGGMPPADLSPDERRAFDQLDDFYKNGLGYAIEMNNRPQTLYGIVDSPVGLASWMLDHDIRSYRMIARVFDGEPEGLTKDDILDNVTLYWLTNTAISSARLYWDNAHHPSGGFFDPRGIKIPVAVSAFPDEIYQAPQSWAEKAYPKLIHYNRLPKGGHFAAWEQPMAFTAELRTAFRPLRQ; the protein is encoded by the coding sequence ATGCCACCCACATCCCTATCAACGCCCACGCGGCGCGAGCTGCTTGCCGCCGCGGCCGCAGCCGGGGCCATCGGCATGCTTGCCGGGACGCGCAGCGCTGAGGCAAACGGCGACGGGCTTAGCCCGTTCAGCGTCAATTTCCCCGAGGATCAGCTTGACGATCTGCGCCGGCGCGTCGCGGCCACCCGTTGGCCTGATAAGGAGACCGTCGCCGATGATACGCAGGGCGTGCAGCTCGCGACAATCCAGAAACTCGCGAAACATTGGGCGACGGATTACGACTGGCGCAAGATGGAGGCGCGGCTCAATGCTTTGCCGCAATTCATCACCGAGATCGACGGGCTGGATATCCACTTCATTCACGTCCGCTCCAAGCATAAAAATGCGCTGCCGCTGATCGTCACACATGGATGGCCCGGCTCGATCATCGAGCAGTTGAAGATCATCGAACCGCTCACCGATCCGACAGCGCATGGCGGGAGCGAAGAGGACGCATTTGACGTGGTGATCCCGTCTTTGCCGGGCTACGGCTTTTCGGGGAAACCGACGGGGTCGGGGAACTGGAACCCGCCCCGCATCGCGCATGCCTGGGCGACGCTGATGCAACGTCTCGGCTACACGAAGTTCGTGGCGCAGGGTGGCGACTGGGGCAATGCGGTCACCGAATTGATGGCGGTGCAGGAGCCGGCGGGATTGCTCGGCATTCACACGAACATGGCGGCCACGGTTCCTGCTGACATCGCCAAGGCTCTTGCCGCCGGCGGCATGCCGCCAGCCGACCTGTCGCCGGACGAAAGGCGCGCCTTCGATCAGCTCGACGATTTCTACAAGAATGGGCTGGGCTATGCCATCGAGATGAACAACCGACCGCAGACGCTCTACGGGATCGTCGACTCGCCGGTCGGGCTTGCGTCGTGGATGCTCGATCACGACATCCGCAGTTACCGGATGATCGCCCGCGTTTTTGACGGAGAGCCCGAGGGGCTGACCAAGGATGATATCCTCGACAACGTCACCCTCTACTGGCTGACGAACACAGCAATCTCCTCGGCACGCCTCTATTGGGACAACGCGCACCATCCGTCGGGCGGGTTCTTCGATCCCAGGGGCATCAAGATCCCGGTGGCGGTCAGTGCTTTTCCCGATGAGATCTACCAGGCGCCGCAGAGCTGGGCGGAGAAGGCCTATCCGAAGCTCATCCATTACAACCGGTTGCCGAAGGGCGGTCACTTCGCCGCCTGGGAACAGCCGATGGCTTTCACTGCCGAGCTCAGGACTGCGTTCCGGCCGCTGCGGCAGTAG
- a CDS encoding DUF3095 family protein, with translation MINSHGQSHQAYDEFSLVLDPDVYEPLPDDWLIGITDVVNSTTAIRSGRYEDVNYAGASIIAALGNAWGSFDFPFVFRGDGAAFALPPQGMMVATSALRQVADFARADLDLTLRIGLLTVREIRTSGRDVRIARYAASENATYAMFAGGGLKWAEQQIKNGRYLVKPGRYATKPDLTGLSCDWTPFPSQRGEILSLLVEPNDHTRPEVFAALAKRLLAIFDAAPRQSHPLPGDVPMSGDSGKQVDAKGWSEVAANSDFRKFDDGLRLTLDCTPEQIDRVEAILVPARARGKIKFGLHRQSHALMTCLVPSDRPDSHLHFLDGMGGGYARAAEKMEEGALDDVVRHHGR, from the coding sequence ATGATCAATAGCCACGGCCAGTCGCACCAGGCCTATGACGAGTTTTCACTTGTGCTCGACCCTGATGTCTATGAGCCGTTGCCCGATGACTGGCTGATCGGCATCACTGATGTCGTCAACTCGACCACGGCGATCCGGTCGGGGCGCTACGAAGACGTCAACTATGCGGGCGCATCGATCATCGCCGCCCTCGGCAATGCCTGGGGTTCGTTCGATTTTCCCTTCGTGTTTCGCGGAGACGGGGCAGCATTCGCCTTGCCGCCACAGGGCATGATGGTGGCGACATCGGCATTGCGGCAGGTCGCGGACTTTGCAAGAGCCGATCTCGATCTAACCCTTCGTATCGGGCTGCTCACCGTACGCGAAATCCGCACCAGTGGGCGCGACGTCAGAATTGCCCGTTATGCCGCCTCCGAGAACGCGACCTATGCGATGTTTGCAGGGGGCGGGCTCAAATGGGCGGAGCAGCAGATCAAGAACGGCCGGTACCTGGTCAAGCCGGGCCGCTACGCGACGAAGCCCGACCTGACCGGTCTCAGCTGTGACTGGACCCCGTTCCCAAGCCAGCGAGGCGAGATCCTGTCGCTGCTGGTCGAGCCAAATGACCATACCCGTCCCGAGGTCTTTGCGGCGCTGGCGAAACGCCTGCTTGCGATTTTCGATGCCGCACCGCGCCAATCTCATCCGCTTCCCGGCGATGTTCCCATGTCAGGAGACAGCGGGAAGCAGGTCGATGCGAAAGGCTGGTCGGAGGTCGCCGCCAATTCGGATTTCCGCAAGTTCGACGACGGTTTGCGTCTGACGCTGGACTGCACACCGGAACAGATCGACAGGGTCGAAGCGATCCTCGTTCCGGCGAGGGCGCGCGGCAAGATCAAGTTCGGACTGCATCGGCAATCCCATGCGCTGATGACCTGTCTCGTGCCATCAGACAGGCCGGATTCGCACCTGCATTTCCTCGATGGAATGGGCGGCGGCTATGCCAGGGCCGCCGAGAAGATGGAGGAAGGCGCGCTTGACGATGTCGTCCGGCATCACGGTCGGTAG